One segment of Panicum virgatum strain AP13 chromosome 3K, P.virgatum_v5, whole genome shotgun sequence DNA contains the following:
- the LOC120699345 gene encoding nucleotide pyrophosphatase/phosphodiesterase-like isoform X2, with protein sequence MAWSWSGGAAAATMAAALVAALVAAAGTASASPAEGIQPLSKIAVHKATVEIQPSAYVEATPALLGEQGEDTEWVTVKYGWTYPSDDDWIGVFSPSEFNSSATCPNPWPAEEPYLCTAPIKYQYANYSANYIYWGKGSIRLQLINQRSDFSFALFTGGLHNPKLIAVSEPISFKNPKAPVFPRLALGRSHDEMTVTWTSGYDISEAYPFVEWGASVGGGAARQTARAPAGTLTFSRGSMCGEPARTVGWRDPGFIHTAFLRDLWPNKEYHYRIGHELPDGSVVWGKPYSFRAPPSPGQQSLQRVIVFGDMGKAERDGSNEYAAYQPGSLNTTDRLIEELDGYDAVFHIGDMPYANGYISQWDQFTAQVAPITARRPYMVASGNHERDWPDTAAFWDVEDSGGECGVPAETYYYYPAENRASFWYKVDYGMFRFCVADSEHDWRAGTPQYEFIEHCLSTVDRKHQPWLIFATHRVLGYSSNAWYAGEGSFEEPEGRENLQKLWQKYRVDIAYFGHVHNYERTCPMYQSQCMTSEKSHYSGTMNGTIFVVAGGGGCHLSDYTTAIPKWSIYRDHDFGFTKLTAFNHSTLLFEYKKSSDGKVYDSFTIHRDYRDVLRCVHDSCFPTTLAT encoded by the exons ATGGCGTGGTCGTGGTCGggaggcgccgcggcggcgaccatggcggccgctctggtggcggcgctggtggccgcggcggggacAGCGAGCGCGTCCCCGGCGGAAGGGATCCAGCCACTGTCCAAGATCGCCGTCCACAAGGCCACCGTCGAAATTCAGCCGTCGGCGTACGTGGAGGCGACCCCGGCGCTGCTCGGCGAGCAG GGAGAAGACACGGAATGGGTGACGGTGAAGTACGGATGGACATACCCGTCCGACGACGACTGGATCGGCGTCTTCTCTCCATCTGAATTCAA CTCGTCGGCTACGTGTCCTAACCCGTGGCCAGCAGAAGAACCCTATCTCTGCACAGCACCCATCAAG TATCAATACGCCAACTACTCGGCAAACTACATCTACTGGGGCAAGGGCAGCATCCGGCTGCAGCTCATCAACCAGCGCTCCGACTTCTCCTTCGCCCTCTTCACCGGCGGCCTCCACAAC CCGAAGCTGATCGCGGTGTCGGAGCCGATCTCGTTCAAGAACCCCAAGGCGCCCGTGTTCCCGCGCCTCGCGCTGGGCAGGTCCCACGACGAGATGACGGTGACGTGGACCAGCGGCTACGACATCAGCGAGGCGTACCCGTTCGTCGAGTGGGGCGCctcggtcggcggcggcgccgcccggcagaccgcgcgcgcccccgccggGACGCTCACCTTCAGCCGCGGCAGCATGTGCGGCGAGCCGGCGCGCACCGTCGGGTGGCGGGACCCCGGCTTCATCCACACCGCCTTCCTCAGGGACCTCTGGCCCAACAAGGA GTACCACTACCGGATCGGGCACGAGCTCCCGGACGGGTCCGTGGTGTGGGGCAAGCCCTACTCgttccgcgcgccgccgtcgccggggcaGCAGTCGCTGCAGCGCGTCATCGTCTTCGGCGACATGGGCAAGGCGGAGAGGGACGGGTCGAACGAGTACGCGGCGTACCAGCCGGGGTCGCTCAACACGACGGACAGGCTGATCGAGGAGCTGGACGGCTACGACGCCGTGTTCCACATCGGCGACATGCCCTACGCCAACGGCTACATCTCGCAGTGGGACCAGTTCACGGCGCAGGTGGCGCCCATCACCGCCCGGAGGCCCTACATGGTGGCCAGCGGAAACCACGAGCGGGACTGGCCCGACACGGCGGCGTTCTGGGACGTCGAGGACTCGGGCGGCGAGTGCGGCGTGCCGGCCGAGACCTACTACTACTACCCCGCCGAGAACAGGGCCAGCTTCTGGTACAAGGTGGACTACGGCATGTTCCGGTTCTGCGTCGCCGACTCGGAGCACGACTGGCGGGCGGGCACGCCGCAGTACGAGTTCATCGAGCACTGCCTCTCCACGGTGGACCGGAAGCACCAGCCGTGGCTCATCTTCGCGACGCACCGCGTGCTGGGCTACTCCTCCAACGCATGGTACGCCGGCGAAGGCTCCTTCGAGGAGCCCGAGGGCCGCGAGAACCTGCAGAAACTGTGGCAGAAATACCGCGTCGACATCGCCTACTTTGGCCACGTCCATAACTACGAGAGGACCTGCCCAATGTACCAG AGCCAGTGCATGACCAGCGAGAAGAGCCACTACTCCGGGACGATGAACGGCACCATCttcgtggtggccggcggcggcggttgccaCTTGTCGGACTACACGACGGCGATCCCCAAGTGGAGCATCTACCGCGACCATGACTTCGGGTTCACCAAGCTCACGGCGTTCAACCACTCGACGCTGCTGTTCGAGTACAAGAAGAGCAGCGACGGCAAGGTGTACGACTCCTTCACCATCCACAGGGACTACCGCGACGTGCTCAGATGCGTGCACGACAGCTGTTTCCCCACTACGCTCGCCACCTAA
- the LOC120699345 gene encoding nucleotide pyrophosphatase/phosphodiesterase-like isoform X1 — MPFIRPASRQPSNSNAATMGRAAAMAVALLVAVVASAATLPGTASASPAEGIQPLSKIAVHKATVEMQPSAYVQATPSLLGEQGEDTEWVTVKYGWTYPSDDDWIGVFSPSEFNSSATCPNPWPAEEPYLCTAPIKYQYANYSANYIYWGKGSIRLQLINQRSDFSFALFTGGLHNPKLIAVSEPISFKNPKAPVFPRLALGRSHDEMTVTWTSGYDISEAYPFVEWGASVGGGAARQTARAPAGTLTFSRGSMCGEPARTVGWRDPGFIHTAFLRDLWPNKEYHYRIGHELPDGSVVWGKPYSFRAPPSPGQQSLQRVIVFGDMGKAERDGSNEYAAYQPGSLNTTDRLIEELDGYDAVFHIGDMPYANGYISQWDQFTAQVAPITARRPYMVASGNHERDWPDTAAFWDVEDSGGECGVPAETYYYYPAENRASFWYKVDYGMFRFCVADSEHDWRAGTPQYEFIEHCLSTVDRKHQPWLIFATHRVLGYSSNAWYAGEGSFEEPEGRENLQKLWQKYRVDIAYFGHVHNYERTCPMYQSQCMTSEKSHYSGTMNGTIFVVAGGGGCHLSDYTTAIPKWSIYRDHDFGFTKLTAFNHSTLLFEYKKSSDGKVYDSFTIHRDYRDVLRCVHDSCFPTTLAT, encoded by the exons ATGCCCTTCATCAGACCGGCCAGTCGGCAGCCCAGCAACAGCAACGCAGCGACTATGGGAAGAGCGGCAGCGATGGCGGTAGCTCTGCTGGTGGCGGTGGTCGCTTCGGCGGCCACGTTGCCGGGCACGGCGAGCGCATCCCCGGCGGAAGGGATCCAGCCGCTGTCCAAGATCGCCGTACACAAGGCTACCGTCGAAATGCAGCCGTCGGCGTACGTGCAGGCGACCCCGTCGCTGCTCGGCGAGCAG GGAGAAGACACGGAATGGGTGACGGTGAAGTACGGATGGACATACCCGTCCGACGACGACTGGATCGGCGTCTTCTCTCCATCTGAATTCAA CTCGTCGGCTACGTGTCCTAACCCGTGGCCAGCAGAAGAACCCTATCTCTGCACAGCACCCATCAAG TATCAATACGCCAACTACTCGGCAAACTACATCTACTGGGGCAAGGGCAGCATCCGGCTGCAGCTCATCAACCAGCGCTCCGACTTCTCCTTCGCCCTCTTCACCGGCGGCCTCCACAAC CCGAAGCTGATCGCGGTGTCGGAGCCGATCTCGTTCAAGAACCCCAAGGCGCCCGTGTTCCCGCGCCTCGCGCTGGGCAGGTCCCACGACGAGATGACGGTGACGTGGACCAGCGGCTACGACATCAGCGAGGCGTACCCGTTCGTCGAGTGGGGCGCctcggtcggcggcggcgccgcccggcagaccgcgcgcgcccccgccggGACGCTCACCTTCAGCCGCGGCAGCATGTGCGGCGAGCCGGCGCGCACCGTCGGGTGGCGGGACCCCGGCTTCATCCACACCGCCTTCCTCAGGGACCTCTGGCCCAACAAGGA GTACCACTACCGGATCGGGCACGAGCTCCCGGACGGGTCCGTGGTGTGGGGCAAGCCCTACTCgttccgcgcgccgccgtcgccggggcaGCAGTCGCTGCAGCGCGTCATCGTCTTCGGCGACATGGGCAAGGCGGAGAGGGACGGGTCGAACGAGTACGCGGCGTACCAGCCGGGGTCGCTCAACACGACGGACAGGCTGATCGAGGAGCTGGACGGCTACGACGCCGTGTTCCACATCGGCGACATGCCCTACGCCAACGGCTACATCTCGCAGTGGGACCAGTTCACGGCGCAGGTGGCGCCCATCACCGCCCGGAGGCCCTACATGGTGGCCAGCGGAAACCACGAGCGGGACTGGCCCGACACGGCGGCGTTCTGGGACGTCGAGGACTCGGGCGGCGAGTGCGGCGTGCCGGCCGAGACCTACTACTACTACCCCGCCGAGAACAGGGCCAGCTTCTGGTACAAGGTGGACTACGGCATGTTCCGGTTCTGCGTCGCCGACTCGGAGCACGACTGGCGGGCGGGCACGCCGCAGTACGAGTTCATCGAGCACTGCCTCTCCACGGTGGACCGGAAGCACCAGCCGTGGCTCATCTTCGCGACGCACCGCGTGCTGGGCTACTCCTCCAACGCATGGTACGCCGGCGAAGGCTCCTTCGAGGAGCCCGAGGGCCGCGAGAACCTGCAGAAACTGTGGCAGAAATACCGCGTCGACATCGCCTACTTTGGCCACGTCCATAACTACGAGAGGACCTGCCCAATGTACCAG AGCCAGTGCATGACCAGCGAGAAGAGCCACTACTCCGGGACGATGAACGGCACCATCttcgtggtggccggcggcggcggttgccaCTTGTCGGACTACACGACGGCGATCCCCAAGTGGAGCATCTACCGCGACCATGACTTCGGGTTCACCAAGCTCACGGCGTTCAACCACTCGACGCTGCTGTTCGAGTACAAGAAGAGCAGCGACGGCAAGGTGTACGACTCCTTCACCATCCACAGGGACTACCGCGACGTGCTCAGATGCGTGCACGACAGCTGTTTCCCCACTACGCTCGCCACCTAA
- the LOC120700957 gene encoding predicted GPI-anchored protein 58 gives MVQGRLVKQKLTFDQLLNKQPSPTGQQATSPPRPRHQPTRLLTLAPQLQDPGGPAPAPHAHSTTPRPQCPAAASTPQGDAQLAPRHCPAPGATGRLPPNSPPGCALRLRRREARAAAGVGLRPRRWRGAQEQASAAVSGTPAQEQAADASSGRRRLGAPTLRDTRGGIQTAPPPATERPSVQEQPCRPPSSRRRGPFSPASLPAMQSPGDPSFLKS, from the coding sequence GCAGCCCAGCCCAACAGGCCAACAGGCCACCAGCCCACCACGGCCACGGCACCAGCCCACCAGGCTACTAACCCTAGCGCCCCAACTCCAAGACCCCGGCGGCCCGGCCCCCGCACCGCACGCACACAGCACGACGCCCCGACCccagtgccccgccgccgcctccacaccACAGGGCGACGCCCAGCTGGCCCCGCGCCACTGCCCGGCGCCCGGCGCCACCGGCAGACTCCCGCCGAACTCGCCTCCGGGATgcgcgctccgcctccgccgccgggaggcCCGCGCAGCCGCAGGGGTCGGCCTCCGCCCGCGGAGGTggaggggcgcgcaggagcaggCCTCGGCCGCCGTCTCCGGGACTCCCGCGCAGGAGCAGGCCGCGGACGCCTCCTCCGGCAGGCGCAGACTTGGGGCCCCGACCCTCCGGGACACGCGCGGCGGGATCCagactgcgccgccgcccgccaccgagCGACCGAGCGTGCAGGAGCAGCCGTGCAGGCCCCCAAGCTCGAGGCGGCGAGGTCCCTTCTCCCCGGCGTCGCTCCCCGCCATGCAGAGCCCCGGCGACCCTAGCTTCCTCAAGAGTTAA